In a genomic window of Streptomyces sp. SJL17-4:
- the gabT gene encoding 4-aminobutyrate--2-oxoglutarate transaminase, whose translation MNAVPQERRVVTAIPGPKSQELQARRLDTVAGGVGSTLPVFTKRAGGGIIEDVDGNRLIDFGSGIAVTSVGASAEAVVRRASAQLQDFTHTCFMVTPYEGYVEVCEALAELTPGDHAKKSALFNSGAEAVENAVKIARSYTKRQAVVVFDHGYHGRTNLTMALTSKNMPYKQGFGPFAPEVYRVPVAYGYRWPTGPENCGPEAAAQAIDNITKQIGAENVAAIIIEPVLGEGGFIEPAKGFLPAIVKFANDNGIVFVADEIQSGFCRTGQWFACEDEGIVPDLITTAKGIAGGLPLAAVTGRAEIMDSVHGGGLGGTYGGNPVACAGALGSIETMKELDLNAKARRIEEVMKARLTAMQEKFPAIGDIRGRGAMIAIELVKDRDTKEPYAEAAAALAKACHAEGVLVLTCGTYGNVLRFLPPLVIGEDLLNEGLDIIENAFAQI comes from the coding sequence ATGAACGCTGTCCCGCAGGAGCGGCGCGTCGTCACCGCCATCCCCGGTCCGAAGTCGCAGGAGCTTCAGGCCCGCCGTCTCGACACGGTCGCCGGTGGCGTGGGCTCCACGCTCCCCGTCTTCACCAAGCGGGCCGGTGGCGGCATCATCGAGGACGTCGACGGCAACCGCCTGATCGACTTCGGTTCCGGCATCGCCGTGACCTCGGTCGGCGCCTCCGCCGAGGCCGTCGTGCGCCGCGCCTCCGCGCAGCTCCAGGACTTCACCCACACCTGTTTCATGGTGACGCCGTACGAGGGTTACGTGGAGGTCTGCGAGGCGCTCGCCGAGCTGACCCCGGGCGACCACGCCAAGAAGTCGGCGCTGTTCAACTCCGGCGCCGAGGCCGTCGAGAACGCCGTCAAGATCGCCCGTTCGTACACCAAGCGCCAGGCCGTCGTCGTCTTCGACCACGGCTACCACGGCCGTACGAACCTCACGATGGCGCTGACGTCGAAGAACATGCCGTACAAGCAGGGCTTCGGTCCGTTCGCGCCCGAGGTCTACCGCGTGCCGGTGGCCTACGGCTACCGCTGGCCCACCGGTCCGGAGAACTGCGGCCCCGAGGCCGCCGCCCAGGCGATCGACAACATCACCAAGCAGATCGGCGCCGAGAACGTCGCCGCGATCATCATCGAGCCGGTCCTCGGCGAGGGCGGCTTCATCGAGCCGGCCAAGGGCTTCCTGCCGGCGATCGTGAAGTTCGCGAACGACAACGGCATCGTCTTCGTCGCCGACGAGATCCAGTCCGGCTTCTGCCGTACCGGCCAGTGGTTCGCGTGCGAGGACGAGGGCATCGTCCCGGACCTCATCACCACCGCCAAGGGCATCGCGGGCGGTCTGCCGCTCGCCGCCGTCACCGGCCGCGCCGAGATCATGGACTCCGTCCACGGCGGCGGTCTGGGCGGCACCTACGGTGGCAACCCGGTGGCCTGCGCCGGTGCGCTGGGCTCCATCGAGACGATGAAGGAGCTCGACCTCAACGCCAAGGCCCGGCGCATCGAGGAGGTCATGAAGGCCCGTCTCACCGCCATGCAGGAGAAGTTCCCCGCCATCGGTGACATCCGTGGCCGCGGCGCCATGATCGCCATCGAGCTGGTCAAGGACCGGGACACCAAGGAGCCGTACGCGGAGGCCGCCGCCGCGCTGGCGAAGGCCTGCCACGCCGAGGGCGTGCTGGTCCTGACCTGTGGCACCTACGGCAACGTGCTGCGCTTCCTGCCGCCGCTGGTCATCGGCGAGGACCTGCTGAACGAGGGTCTCGACATCATCGAGAACGCGTTCGCCCAGATCTGA
- a CDS encoding phosphatase PAP2 family protein: MRETPRAEPPQPRPHRAVAHTPGASCSGTPHRSDGRPPHTPRGVRRSDPLGRPGTTPPVPGRPALFSALVALVVVTWQVLVHGPLARLDERVSRAAVDTVPRPLSELAADLGNMTVALPVLACATAYAVWRGRRLAALYAVLAMAAVPLLVIPLKEWTARPGPLEPWAHGYYPSGHTATAMVAYFGAAFLVSNRLLPVAAVLTAVTGTGLILRGFHWPLDVLASLALCLPLLRWPVLATRYGRRDRAGGARG; this comes from the coding sequence ATGAGAGAAACACCCCGGGCGGAGCCTCCCCAGCCCCGCCCACACCGTGCCGTCGCGCACACCCCTGGAGCCTCGTGCTCCGGAACTCCTCACCGATCGGACGGCCGCCCGCCCCACACCCCCCGGGGCGTGCGGCGATCCGATCCTCTCGGCCGCCCTGGAACCACCCCCCCTGTTCCAGGGCGGCCGGCTCTCTTCTCGGCGCTCGTCGCCCTCGTCGTCGTGACCTGGCAGGTGCTCGTCCACGGCCCCCTGGCCAGGCTCGACGAGCGGGTGTCCCGGGCCGCGGTGGACACGGTCCCCCGGCCCCTCTCCGAACTCGCCGCCGACCTCGGCAACATGACCGTCGCCCTTCCCGTCCTCGCCTGCGCGACGGCGTACGCGGTGTGGCGCGGCCGCCGGCTCGCCGCCCTGTACGCGGTTCTCGCCATGGCCGCCGTGCCCCTGCTCGTGATTCCCCTCAAGGAGTGGACGGCCCGCCCCGGCCCGCTGGAACCCTGGGCCCACGGGTACTACCCCTCGGGTCACACGGCCACGGCGATGGTCGCCTACTTCGGCGCGGCCTTCCTGGTCTCGAACCGGCTGCTCCCGGTCGCCGCCGTGCTGACGGCGGTGACCGGAACGGGGCTGATCCTGCGGGGATTCCACTGGCCGCTGGACGTCCTGGCCTCGCTCGCCCTGTGCCTTCCGCTGCTGCGCTGGCCCGTCCTCGCGACGCGGTACGGTCGTCGGGACCGCGCGGGGGGCGCGCGGGGGTGA
- a CDS encoding AAA family ATPase, translating into MADHGTRFSVTFDGRAHELNPSGGQIILPAHGAKIHHDPGCGHLTDAHRLDRHPDEDGLLWRRLLDAEDPASWSASVGLLNGRGKPLTGVCSCALRPVTANHADGLPYWPLDEALDAFDVERHRAALEAADRRAEEIRRDFPLEAWPELPLERYALGVHKHRPDLPPPYCHALEYGSGELGSITGGSAKKHLIYCQDGGRWWHDSGYPDAATAWSAVRLGIVEAVTAAREGRVGDIDDITAVRAANTLIAKTLRIYAPDAIVPVYADSYTRHYTALLSDDVPARMRPFARKEYLRRLVAQHPRLKDWPPHLVYRFLAWWAPPRVAPRVFAVGIHPDGELDLDCLTEGYAAVGHDELGDLHDFADKEEFTRAVRDRLPAQDARYAADVWRLLEMRPGDRVVGYLAADAIFAVGRVTGDGYAWRSGRSNRRHTVAVEWDSSFSVSLDRPVPGWGPDRIAEVKPAFWTRIKQLRADELNFRAPQEADAELDEAVEDVEDVPVLQPLDPELQRVDDALTRRGQAILYGPPGTGKTYQALRYAVQRLGALSDDLPGVAPWAEPESAEYRTTLKALQDAGRLTLVTFHPSYGYEDFVEGLRPVKGQAGLALEPRPGVFKRVCEQAAEDPDHTYLVIVDEFNRGNVPKVLGELITVLEKDKRGLSVTLPLSERPFAVPRNVLLLGTMNTADRSIRMLDSAIRRRFAFVELLPDPKPLRGFNVDQLDLGVFLEALNARVRRLLDRERQIGHAFLMPGGEPVATAAELAAIVRDEIMPLLQEYAYDDYGLLASFLGEAVVDTVNHCLRDLDDESLVYALHSELRADADAEPA; encoded by the coding sequence ATGGCGGACCACGGCACACGTTTCTCGGTCACGTTCGACGGGCGTGCGCACGAGCTGAACCCCTCGGGCGGGCAGATCATCCTCCCGGCCCACGGTGCCAAGATCCACCACGATCCCGGCTGCGGTCATCTCACCGACGCGCACCGGCTCGACCGCCACCCCGACGAGGACGGTCTGCTCTGGCGCCGGCTGCTCGACGCCGAGGACCCTGCCTCCTGGTCCGCGTCCGTCGGCCTGCTGAACGGCCGCGGCAAGCCCCTGACGGGCGTCTGTTCCTGCGCTCTGCGGCCCGTCACGGCGAACCACGCCGACGGTCTGCCGTACTGGCCCCTCGACGAGGCCCTCGACGCGTTCGACGTCGAGCGGCACCGGGCGGCCCTCGAAGCCGCGGACCGCCGGGCCGAGGAGATCCGCCGGGACTTCCCGCTGGAGGCGTGGCCGGAACTCCCGCTGGAGCGCTACGCCCTCGGCGTCCACAAGCACCGCCCGGACCTCCCCCCGCCGTACTGTCACGCACTCGAGTACGGCAGCGGCGAGCTGGGCAGCATCACCGGCGGCTCGGCCAAGAAGCACCTCATCTACTGCCAGGACGGCGGTCGCTGGTGGCACGACTCCGGCTATCCCGACGCCGCCACGGCCTGGAGCGCTGTACGCCTGGGCATCGTCGAGGCGGTGACGGCGGCCCGCGAGGGCAGGGTCGGGGACATCGACGACATCACCGCCGTCCGGGCGGCGAACACACTGATCGCCAAGACCCTGCGGATCTACGCCCCGGACGCGATCGTCCCGGTGTACGCGGACAGCTACACCCGGCACTACACGGCCCTGCTCTCGGACGACGTGCCGGCACGGATGCGCCCCTTCGCCCGCAAGGAGTACCTGCGCCGGCTGGTCGCGCAGCACCCCCGGCTCAAGGACTGGCCGCCCCACCTCGTCTACCGCTTCCTCGCCTGGTGGGCTCCGCCGCGGGTGGCGCCGCGCGTGTTCGCCGTGGGCATCCACCCCGACGGCGAACTGGACCTGGACTGCCTCACCGAGGGCTACGCGGCCGTCGGCCACGACGAACTCGGCGACCTGCACGACTTCGCCGACAAGGAGGAGTTCACACGGGCCGTGCGGGACCGGTTGCCGGCGCAGGACGCGCGGTACGCGGCCGACGTCTGGCGGCTCCTGGAGATGCGGCCGGGCGACCGGGTCGTGGGGTATCTCGCCGCCGACGCGATCTTCGCGGTCGGCCGCGTCACCGGTGACGGCTATGCCTGGCGGTCCGGGCGGTCCAACCGCCGGCACACCGTCGCGGTGGAGTGGGACTCCTCTTTCTCCGTGTCCCTCGACCGTCCGGTCCCGGGGTGGGGGCCGGACCGGATCGCCGAGGTCAAGCCCGCGTTCTGGACGAGGATCAAGCAGCTGCGCGCCGATGAGCTGAACTTCCGGGCCCCACAGGAGGCCGACGCCGAACTCGACGAGGCCGTCGAGGATGTCGAGGACGTCCCCGTCCTCCAGCCGCTCGACCCCGAACTCCAGCGCGTCGACGACGCGCTGACCCGCCGCGGCCAGGCGATCCTCTACGGCCCGCCGGGCACCGGGAAGACGTATCAGGCCCTGCGCTACGCCGTGCAGCGGCTCGGAGCCCTGTCCGACGACCTCCCGGGCGTCGCCCCGTGGGCCGAGCCCGAGAGCGCCGAGTACCGCACGACCCTGAAGGCGCTCCAGGACGCCGGCCGGCTCACCCTCGTCACCTTCCACCCGAGTTACGGGTACGAGGACTTCGTCGAGGGACTGCGACCGGTGAAGGGGCAGGCGGGGCTGGCCCTGGAGCCTCGGCCGGGGGTCTTCAAGCGGGTCTGCGAGCAGGCGGCGGAGGACCCCGACCACACCTACCTCGTGATCGTCGACGAGTTCAACCGCGGCAACGTGCCGAAGGTCCTCGGTGAACTGATCACCGTCCTGGAGAAGGACAAGCGCGGGCTGTCCGTGACGCTCCCGCTGAGCGAGCGGCCGTTCGCCGTGCCGCGGAACGTGCTGCTGCTCGGCACCATGAACACCGCCGACCGGTCCATCCGGATGCTCGACTCCGCGATACGCCGTCGCTTCGCCTTCGTGGAGCTGCTTCCGGACCCGAAGCCGCTGCGCGGGTTCAACGTCGACCAGCTCGACCTCGGTGTGTTCCTGGAAGCGCTCAACGCCCGTGTCCGGCGGCTGCTCGACCGGGAGAGGCAGATCGGCCACGCCTTCCTGATGCCCGGCGGCGAGCCGGTGGCGACGGCGGCGGAGCTTGCGGCGATCGTCCGGGACGAGATCATGCCGCTGCTGCAGGAGTACGCGTACGACGACTACGGGCTGCTGGCCTCGTTCCTCGGCGAGGCCGTCGTCGACACCGTCAACCACTGCCTGCGCGATCTCGACGACGAGTCGCTCGTGTACGCGCTGCACTCCGAGCTCAGGGCCGACGCCGATGCCGAACCCGCCTGA
- a CDS encoding glycoside hydrolase family 18 protein, whose translation MDRARPLTLLLAGVLAAGGLAALGPAAQAADAELARNGGFEAGLDGWSCTAGSGAVVSSPTHSGTKALQATPAGSDNARCSQTVTVKPNSSYTLSGWVRGSYVYLGATGTGTTDVSTWTGSAPDWQRLATTFTTGASTTSVTIYTHGWYGTPAYQADDLSLFGPGGDPVQLPAAPTGLAAGSPTSTTVPLTWSAVSGATSYHVYRGTTKVQTVSGTSATVTGLTASTAYTFQVSAVNSAGESPKSATVSATTTSGGNPGNPGLPAHALVGYLHASFANGSGYTRMADVPASWDVINLAFGEPTSVTSGDIRFSLCPATECPNVESVADFKAAIKAKQAAGKKVLISIGGQNGQVQLSTTAARDMFVSSVSKIIDEYGLDGLDIDFEGHSLSLQTGDTDFRNPTSPVIVNLIQAVKTLKAKYGQNFVLTMAPETFFVQLGYQYYGSGPWGGQDPRAGAYLPVIHALRDDLTLLHVQDYNSGSIMGLDNQYHSMGGADFHIAMTDMLLTGFPVAGNTDRVFPALRPEQVAIGLPASTQAGNGHTAPAEVNKALDCLTKRTNCGSYQTHGTWPALRGLMTWSINWDRYNQWQFSNNFDAYNWS comes from the coding sequence GTGGACCGCGCCAGACCTCTCACCCTGCTCCTCGCGGGCGTCCTAGCCGCCGGAGGGCTCGCCGCGCTCGGCCCCGCCGCCCAGGCCGCCGACGCCGAACTCGCCCGCAACGGCGGCTTCGAGGCCGGCCTCGACGGCTGGAGCTGCACCGCCGGCAGCGGCGCCGTCGTCTCCAGCCCCACCCACAGCGGTACGAAGGCACTCCAGGCGACCCCCGCCGGCAGCGACAACGCCCGCTGCTCCCAGACCGTCACCGTCAAGCCCAACTCCTCGTACACGCTCAGCGGTTGGGTGCGCGGCAGCTACGTCTACCTCGGCGCCACCGGTACGGGCACCACCGACGTCTCCACCTGGACGGGCTCCGCCCCCGACTGGCAGCGGCTCGCGACCACGTTCACGACGGGCGCCTCGACGACCTCGGTCACGATCTACACCCACGGCTGGTACGGCACCCCCGCCTACCAGGCCGACGACCTCTCCCTCTTCGGCCCCGGCGGCGACCCGGTGCAGCTCCCGGCCGCCCCCACCGGCCTCGCGGCGGGCTCCCCCACCTCCACCACCGTGCCCCTGACCTGGTCCGCGGTCTCGGGCGCCACCTCGTACCACGTCTACCGCGGCACCACCAAGGTCCAGACGGTCAGCGGCACCTCGGCCACCGTCACCGGGCTCACCGCCTCCACCGCGTACACCTTCCAGGTCAGCGCCGTGAACAGCGCGGGCGAGTCCCCGAAGTCGGCCACCGTGAGCGCGACGACGACCAGCGGCGGCAACCCGGGCAACCCCGGCCTGCCCGCGCACGCCCTCGTCGGCTACCTCCACGCCAGCTTCGCCAACGGCTCCGGCTACACCCGGATGGCCGACGTCCCCGCCTCCTGGGACGTCATCAACCTCGCCTTCGGCGAGCCGACCTCGGTGACCTCGGGCGACATCCGCTTCAGCCTGTGCCCGGCGACCGAGTGCCCGAACGTCGAGTCGGTCGCCGACTTCAAGGCGGCCATCAAGGCCAAGCAGGCCGCCGGCAAGAAGGTCCTCATCTCCATCGGCGGCCAGAACGGCCAGGTACAGCTCTCCACCACCGCCGCCCGTGACATGTTCGTCTCCTCCGTCTCGAAGATCATCGACGAGTACGGCCTCGACGGCCTCGACATCGACTTCGAGGGCCACTCGCTGTCCCTCCAGACCGGCGACACCGACTTCCGGAACCCGACCAGCCCGGTCATCGTCAACCTGATCCAGGCGGTCAAGACCCTCAAGGCCAAGTACGGCCAGAACTTCGTCCTGACGATGGCCCCGGAGACCTTCTTCGTCCAGCTCGGCTACCAGTACTACGGCTCCGGCCCCTGGGGCGGCCAGGACCCGCGCGCCGGCGCCTACCTGCCGGTCATCCACGCCCTGCGCGACGACCTCACCCTGCTGCACGTCCAGGACTACAACTCGGGCTCCATCATGGGCCTGGACAACCAGTACCACTCGATGGGCGGCGCCGACTTCCACATCGCGATGACCGACATGCTGCTCACCGGCTTCCCGGTCGCGGGCAACACCGACCGCGTCTTCCCGGCCCTCCGCCCCGAACAGGTCGCCATCGGCCTCCCGGCCTCCACCCAGGCGGGCAACGGTCACACCGCCCCGGCCGAGGTGAACAAGGCGCTGGACTGCCTGACGAAGAGGACCAACTGCGGCAGCTACCAGACCCACGGCACCTGGCCTGCCCTCCGCGGCCTGATGACCTGGTCGATCAACTGGGACCGCTACAACCAGTGGCAGTTCTCGAACAACTTCGACGCCTACAACTGGAGCTGA
- a CDS encoding FAD-dependent oxidoreductase has translation MAPVAMRLAAQSLSDAQPVPFWLEDPGKPGALPALTGTEKCDLLVVGGGYSGLWTALLAKERDPARDVVLIEGREVGWAASGRNGGFCAASLTHGFGNGLARWPGELPKLEELGERNLDGIEEAVARYALDCDFERTGEIDVATEPYQVDELHEVYEEIDRLGLADGLELLDRDAVRAEVDSPTFLGGLWDRRGVAMLNPAKLAWGLKRACLDLGVRIYENTPGLDLVSFGAGMGVRTPYGRVLARRVALGTNVFPSLVKRVRAYTVPVYDYALMTEPLSPEQLASVGWKNRQGLGDSANQFHYFRITADHRILWGGYDAIYPFGGKVSAEMDHRPETYLKLAEHFFRCFPQLEGLRFSHAWGGAIDTCSRFSAFFGTAYQGKVAYAAGFTGLGVGATRFGGDVMLDLLAGERTERTELEMVRRKPLPFPPEPVAWAGIGITKWAMARADENGGRRNLWLKAMDRMGLGFDS, from the coding sequence ATGGCCCCAGTCGCCATGCGTCTCGCTGCACAATCTCTCTCCGACGCCCAGCCCGTCCCCTTCTGGCTGGAAGACCCCGGCAAGCCCGGCGCCCTGCCCGCCCTCACCGGCACCGAGAAGTGCGATCTCCTCGTCGTCGGCGGCGGCTACAGCGGACTGTGGACCGCGCTCCTCGCCAAGGAGCGCGACCCCGCCCGGGATGTCGTGCTGATCGAAGGCCGCGAGGTGGGCTGGGCCGCCTCGGGCCGCAACGGAGGCTTCTGCGCGGCCTCCCTCACGCACGGCTTCGGCAACGGGCTCGCCCGCTGGCCGGGCGAGCTGCCGAAGCTGGAAGAGCTCGGCGAGCGCAACCTCGACGGCATCGAGGAGGCGGTCGCCCGCTACGCGCTGGACTGCGACTTCGAGCGCACCGGCGAGATCGACGTGGCCACCGAGCCGTACCAGGTCGACGAACTCCACGAGGTGTACGAGGAGATCGACCGGCTCGGTCTCGCGGACGGCCTCGAACTCCTCGACCGGGACGCCGTCCGCGCCGAGGTCGACTCCCCGACCTTCCTCGGCGGCCTCTGGGACCGCCGCGGTGTCGCCATGCTGAACCCGGCCAAGCTGGCCTGGGGCCTGAAGCGGGCCTGCCTGGACCTGGGTGTACGGATCTACGAGAACACCCCCGGCCTCGACCTGGTCTCCTTCGGCGCCGGCATGGGCGTGCGCACCCCGTACGGCCGTGTCCTCGCCCGCCGGGTCGCCCTCGGCACCAACGTCTTTCCGTCGCTGGTCAAGCGGGTGCGCGCGTACACCGTCCCGGTCTACGACTACGCCCTGATGACCGAGCCGCTCAGCCCCGAGCAGCTCGCCTCCGTCGGCTGGAAGAACCGGCAGGGACTCGGCGACTCCGCCAACCAGTTCCACTACTTCCGGATCACCGCCGACCACCGCATCCTCTGGGGCGGTTACGACGCGATCTACCCCTTCGGCGGCAAGGTCAGCGCCGAGATGGACCACCGCCCGGAGACGTACCTCAAGCTCGCCGAGCACTTCTTCCGCTGCTTCCCGCAGCTGGAGGGGCTCCGCTTCAGCCACGCCTGGGGCGGCGCGATCGACACCTGCTCCCGCTTCTCGGCCTTCTTCGGTACGGCGTACCAGGGCAAGGTGGCGTACGCGGCGGGGTTCACCGGCCTCGGCGTGGGCGCCACCCGTTTCGGCGGTGACGTGATGCTCGACCTGCTCGCGGGGGAGCGGACCGAACGCACCGAGCTCGAGATGGTCCGCCGCAAGCCGCTGCCGTTCCCGCCCGAGCCGGTCGCGTGGGCCGGCATCGGCATCACCAAGTGGGCGATGGCCCGCGCCGACGAGAACGGCGGCCGCCGGAACCTGTGGCTGAAGGCGATGGACCGGATGGGCCTCGGCTTCGACAGCTGA
- a CDS encoding ABC transporter permease, which produces MRWIRRNLVVIAGLLTLAYMILPNLVVMAFSFNKPKGRFNYSWQEFSLDAWKDPCGVADMCESLSLSLQLAAWATVGAVVLGTMIAFALVRYRFRARGAINSLIFLPMAMPEVVMAASLLTLFLNMGIELGFWTVLIAHIMFCLSFVVTAVKARVMSMDPRLEEAARDLYAGPTQTFLRVTLPIAAPGIAAGALLAFALSFDDFIITNFNAGSTVTFPMFVWGSAQRGTPVQINVIGTAMFVLAVLVVVAGQIITNRRKKSATA; this is translated from the coding sequence ATGCGTTGGATCCGCCGGAACCTCGTCGTCATCGCGGGCCTGCTGACGCTCGCCTACATGATCCTGCCGAACCTCGTCGTGATGGCGTTCTCCTTCAACAAGCCGAAGGGACGCTTCAACTACTCCTGGCAGGAGTTCTCGCTCGACGCCTGGAAGGACCCCTGCGGCGTCGCCGACATGTGCGAGTCGCTCTCCCTCTCGCTCCAGCTCGCCGCCTGGGCCACCGTCGGGGCCGTCGTCCTCGGCACGATGATCGCCTTCGCGCTCGTCCGCTACCGCTTCCGGGCGCGCGGCGCGATCAACTCGCTGATCTTCCTGCCGATGGCGATGCCCGAGGTCGTCATGGCCGCCTCGCTGCTCACCCTCTTCCTCAACATGGGCATCGAGCTGGGCTTCTGGACGGTCCTGATCGCCCACATCATGTTCTGCCTGTCGTTCGTCGTGACGGCGGTCAAGGCCCGGGTCATGTCCATGGACCCGCGTCTGGAGGAGGCCGCGCGCGATCTCTACGCGGGGCCCACACAGACCTTCCTGCGCGTGACCCTGCCGATCGCGGCCCCCGGCATCGCCGCCGGCGCCCTGCTCGCCTTCGCGCTCTCGTTCGACGACTTCATCATCACCAACTTCAACGCGGGCTCCACCGTCACCTTCCCCATGTTCGTCTGGGGCTCGGCGCAGCGCGGAACCCCCGTTCAGATCAACGTCATCGGCACCGCGATGTTCGTCCTCGCGGTACTGGTGGTCGTGGCCGGGCAAATCATCACGAACCGGCGCAAGAAATCAGCAACAGCCTGA
- a CDS encoding ABC transporter permease — protein sequence MSTSTLTKEEAPQPVEEPVLRKPSTRKRLVPYWLLLPGLLWLVVFFALPMVYQASTSVQTGSLEAGFKVTWHFQTYWDAFQEYWPQFVRSLLYAGTATLLCLLLGYPLAYLIAFKAGRWRNLLLVLVIAPFFTSFLIRTLAWKTILADDSVVVEALNALHFLDVTSWLGWTEGDRVLATPMAVVCGLTYNFLPFMILPLYTSLERIDGRLHEAAQDLYASPATTFRKVTFPLSMPGVVSGTLLTFIPASGDYVNAELLGSTDTKMVGNVIQSQFLRVLDYPTAAALSFILMAIVLAMVTVYIRRAGTEDLV from the coding sequence ATGAGCACTTCCACCCTGACGAAGGAGGAAGCGCCGCAGCCGGTCGAGGAACCGGTTCTGCGCAAGCCCTCCACCCGCAAGCGGCTCGTCCCCTACTGGCTGCTGCTGCCCGGCCTCCTCTGGCTCGTCGTCTTCTTCGCGCTGCCGATGGTCTACCAGGCCTCGACCTCGGTCCAGACCGGCTCCCTCGAAGCCGGCTTCAAGGTCACCTGGCACTTCCAGACCTACTGGGACGCCTTCCAGGAGTACTGGCCGCAGTTCGTCCGCTCCCTGCTGTACGCCGGGACCGCGACCCTGCTCTGTCTGCTGCTCGGCTACCCGCTCGCGTACCTGATCGCGTTCAAGGCCGGCCGCTGGCGCAATCTGCTCCTCGTCCTCGTCATCGCGCCCTTCTTCACCAGCTTCCTCATCCGGACGCTGGCCTGGAAGACGATCCTGGCCGACGACAGCGTGGTGGTCGAGGCGCTCAACGCCCTGCACTTCCTGGACGTGACCAGCTGGCTCGGCTGGACCGAGGGCGACCGCGTCCTCGCCACCCCGATGGCGGTCGTCTGCGGTCTGACGTACAACTTCCTGCCCTTCATGATCCTGCCCCTCTACACCTCCCTGGAGCGGATCGACGGCCGGCTGCACGAGGCCGCGCAGGACCTGTACGCCTCCCCGGCGACCACCTTCCGCAAGGTGACCTTCCCGCTGTCGATGCCCGGCGTCGTCTCCGGCACCCTGCTCACCTTCATCCCGGCGAGCGGCGACTACGTCAACGCCGAACTGCTCGGCTCCACCGACACCAAGATGGTCGGAAACGTCATCCAGTCGCAGTTCCTGCGGGTCCTCGACTACCCGACGGCCGCCGCGCTCTCCTTCATCCTCATGGCGATCGTGCTGGCCATGGTCACCGTCTACATCCGCCGAGCGGGAACGGAGGACTTGGTCTGA
- a CDS encoding ABC transporter ATP-binding protein produces the protein MTDKTAHTGKNTGGGDVRLTGISKTYGSFTAVHPLDLTVPQGSFFALLGASGCGKTTTLRMIAGLEDPSTGTVFLGDKDVTDLPPYKRPVNTVFQSYALFPHMDITENIAFGLRRRGIKSVKKQVDDMLELVQLGDKARHKPHQLSGGQQQRVAVARALINHPQVLLLDEPLGALDLKLRRQMQLELKRIQTEVGITFVHVTHDQEEAMTMADQVAVMNGGRVEQLGAPADLYENPQTTFVANFLGTSNLIEAEVLETGSDVLVTAGGGKLRVPGDRCTSAVRQGGKVLVGVRPEKISLAHADDAGSIADGRNRVTGRIADSSFIGVSTQYVVNSPAGAELQVYEQNIERDTRLVPGAEVVLHWNPAHTFGLDAAQDIDAGVETVEDAG, from the coding sequence ATGACTGACAAGACTGCTCACACTGGAAAGAACACGGGCGGCGGCGACGTCCGTCTCACCGGGATCAGCAAGACGTACGGCTCCTTCACCGCCGTCCACCCCCTCGACCTGACCGTCCCGCAGGGCTCCTTCTTCGCCCTCCTCGGTGCCTCCGGCTGCGGCAAGACGACCACCCTGCGGATGATCGCCGGCCTGGAGGACCCCAGCACCGGCACCGTCTTCCTCGGCGACAAGGACGTCACCGACCTCCCGCCGTACAAGCGCCCGGTCAACACCGTCTTCCAGTCCTACGCGCTCTTCCCGCACATGGACATCACCGAGAACATCGCCTTCGGCCTGCGCCGCCGCGGCATCAAGTCGGTGAAGAAGCAGGTCGACGACATGCTGGAACTCGTCCAGCTCGGCGACAAGGCCCGGCACAAGCCGCACCAGCTCTCCGGCGGCCAGCAGCAGCGCGTCGCCGTCGCCCGCGCCCTCATCAACCACCCGCAGGTCCTGCTCCTCGACGAGCCGCTCGGCGCCCTCGACCTCAAGCTGCGCCGCCAGATGCAGCTGGAGCTCAAGCGCATCCAGACCGAGGTCGGCATCACCTTCGTGCACGTCACCCACGACCAGGAGGAGGCCATGACGATGGCCGACCAGGTCGCGGTGATGAACGGCGGCCGGGTCGAGCAGCTCGGCGCCCCCGCCGACCTGTACGAGAACCCGCAGACCACCTTCGTCGCCAACTTCCTCGGCACCTCGAACCTCATCGAGGCCGAGGTCCTGGAGACCGGTTCCGACGTGCTGGTCACGGCGGGCGGCGGCAAGCTCCGCGTCCCCGGTGACCGCTGTACCTCCGCCGTCCGCCAGGGCGGCAAGGTGCTCGTGGGCGTCCGCCCCGAGAAGATCTCGCTCGCGCACGCCGACGACGCGGGCTCGATAGCCGACGGCCGCAACCGGGTCACCGGCCGGATCGCCGACTCCTCCTTCATCGGGGTCTCCACGCAGTACGTGGTGAACAGCCCGGCGGGCGCCGAACTCCAGGTGTACGAGCAGAACATCGAGCGCGACACGCGGCTCGTCCCGGGTGCCGAGGTGGTCCTGCACTGGAACCCCGCGCACACCTTCGGGCTCGACGCCGCCCAGGACATCGACGCGGGCGTGGAGACGGTGGAGGACGCCGGATGA